A section of the Capra hircus breed San Clemente chromosome 23, ASM170441v1, whole genome shotgun sequence genome encodes:
- the BPHL gene encoding valacyclovir hydrolase isoform X6: protein MGARAGRSLLTAGGSVPLLRRKVSAHKLGGYLAFRASLCLMGKRPFGRHKKSSSVTSAKAEVNGVHLHYLRTGDGEHTVLLLPGMLGRLLTTEPAGKPRRYLSALCDFHPFKYPLFSTEVQCSFLQPESERRSVASDSATPCTIQSMEFSRPEYWSSGETDFGPQIEKLNKKLFTVVAWDPRGYGHSRPPDRDFPVDFFERDAKDAVDLMKASSWGQFFPKLQSVTWPEAVAPALQQPSGGPLRSADLSSASSLRPVWTHTHCHDQVELISAVSSGRCAP, encoded by the exons ATGGGGGCGCGCGCGGGGCGGTCGCTGCTCACTGCCGGCGGGTCAGTTCCGCTCCTGAGGAGGAAGGTGTCTGCGCACAAGCTTGGCGGGTACCTGGCCTTCAGAGCTTCACTGTGCTTGATGGGGAAGCGTCCATTCGGAAGGCATAAGAAGAG CTCCTCCGTGACCTCCGCCAAGGCCGAGGTGAACGGCGTCCACCTGCACTACCTGCGGACCGGAGACGGAGAGCACACCGTCCTGCTGCTTCCGGGGATGCTGG gtaggctccttaccactgagccagcagggaagccccgaaGATACCTTTCTGCTTTATGCGATTTTCATCCCTTTAAATACCCACTTTTCTCCACGGAAGTCCAGTGTAGTTTCCTGCAGCCTGAAAGTGaacgtcgctcagtcgcgtctgactctgcgaccccatgcactatacagtccatggaattctccaggccagagtactgga GCAGTGGAGAGACGGATTTTGGACCTCAGATTGAGAAGCTGAATAAGAAGCTCTTCACGGTGGTTGCCTGGGACCCCCGAGGATACGGACACTCCCGCCCCCCTGATCGGGACTTCCCAGTGGACTTCTTTGAGCGGGATGCAAAAGATGCTGTTGATCTGATGAAG GCTTCCTCCTGGGGCCAGTTCTTCCCAAAGCTGCAGTCAGTGACTTGGCCAGAGGCAGTGGCTCCAGCCCTCCAGCAGCCCTCAGGAGGCCCTCTCCGATCTGCAGACCTGTCCTCAGCATCTTCACTCAGGCCTGTGTGGACGCACACACATTGTCACGACCAAGTAGAGCTGATTTCCGCTGTGTCCTCCGGGAGATGTGCACCCTGA
- the BPHL gene encoding valacyclovir hydrolase isoform X1 encodes MGARAGRSLLTAGGSVPLLRRKVSAHKLGGYLAFRASLCLMGKRPFGRHKKSSSVTSAKAEVNGVHLHYLRTGDGEHTVLLLPGMLGRLLTTEPAGKPRRYLSALCDFHPFKYPLFSTEVQCSFLQPESERRSVASDSATPCTIQSMEFSRPEYWSSGETDFGPQIEKLNKKLFTVVAWDPRGYGHSRPPDRDFPVDFFERDAKDAVDLMKTLKFKKVSLLGWSDGGITALIAAARYPSYVSKMVIWGANAYVTEQDTEIYQGIRDVSKWSERTRKPLEALYGFDYFARTCEKWVDGIEQFKHLPDGSICLDLLPLVQCPTLIVHGEKDPLVPRFHADFLHRHVRGSRFHLMPEGKHNLHLRFADEFNKLAEDFLQ; translated from the exons ATGGGGGCGCGCGCGGGGCGGTCGCTGCTCACTGCCGGCGGGTCAGTTCCGCTCCTGAGGAGGAAGGTGTCTGCGCACAAGCTTGGCGGGTACCTGGCCTTCAGAGCTTCACTGTGCTTGATGGGGAAGCGTCCATTCGGAAGGCATAAGAAGAG CTCCTCCGTGACCTCCGCCAAGGCCGAGGTGAACGGCGTCCACCTGCACTACCTGCGGACCGGAGACGGAGAGCACACCGTCCTGCTGCTTCCGGGGATGCTGG gtaggctccttaccactgagccagcagggaagccccgaaGATACCTTTCTGCTTTATGCGATTTTCATCCCTTTAAATACCCACTTTTCTCCACGGAAGTCCAGTGTAGTTTCCTGCAGCCTGAAAGTGaacgtcgctcagtcgcgtctgactctgcgaccccatgcactatacagtccatggaattctccaggccagagtactgga GCAGTGGAGAGACGGATTTTGGACCTCAGATTGAGAAGCTGAATAAGAAGCTCTTCACGGTGGTTGCCTGGGACCCCCGAGGATACGGACACTCCCGCCCCCCTGATCGGGACTTCCCAGTGGACTTCTTTGAGCGGGATGCAAAAGATGCTGTTGATCTGATGAAG ACGCTGAAGTTTAAGAAGGTCTCTTTGCTGGGGTGGAGCGACGGGGGGATAACAGCCCTCATCGCGGCCGCACGGTACCCCTCGTATGTCAGCAAGATGGTCATCTGGGGGGCCAACGCCTACGTGACCGAGCAGGACACAGAGATTTACCAGG GCATCCGGGATGTTTCTAAGTGGAGTGAGAGGACGAGAAAGCCTCTGGAAGCCCTCTATGGATTCGACTACTTTGCCAGGACCTGTGAAAAGTGGGTGGATGGCATAGAGCAATTTAAGCATCTTCCAGACG GGAGCATCTGTCTGGACCTGCTCCCCCTGGTCCAGTGTCCCACCTTAATTGTGCACGGCGAGAAGGATCCCCTGGTCCCACGTTTCCATGCCGACTTCTTACACAGACATGTGAGAGGGTCACG GTTCCATCTGATGCCGGAAGGCAAGCACAACCTGCACCTACGCTTCGCAGACGAATTCAACAAGCTGGCGGAAGACTTCCTCCAGTGA
- the BPHL gene encoding valacyclovir hydrolase isoform X3, with product MGARAGRSLLTAGGSVPLLRRKVSAHKLGGYLAFRASLCLMGKRPFGRHKKSSSVTSAKAEVNGVHLHYLRTGDGEHTVLLLPGMLVQCSFLQPESERRSVASDSATPCTIQSMEFSRPEYWSSGETDFGPQIEKLNKKLFTVVAWDPRGYGHSRPPDRDFPVDFFERDAKDAVDLMKTLKFKKVSLLGWSDGGITALIAAARYPSYVSKMVIWGANAYVTEQDTEIYQGIRDVSKWSERTRKPLEALYGFDYFARTCEKWVDGIEQFKHLPDGSICLDLLPLVQCPTLIVHGEKDPLVPRFHADFLHRHVRGSRFHLMPEGKHNLHLRFADEFNKLAEDFLQ from the exons ATGGGGGCGCGCGCGGGGCGGTCGCTGCTCACTGCCGGCGGGTCAGTTCCGCTCCTGAGGAGGAAGGTGTCTGCGCACAAGCTTGGCGGGTACCTGGCCTTCAGAGCTTCACTGTGCTTGATGGGGAAGCGTCCATTCGGAAGGCATAAGAAGAG CTCCTCCGTGACCTCCGCCAAGGCCGAGGTGAACGGCGTCCACCTGCACTACCTGCGGACCGGAGACGGAGAGCACACCGTCCTGCTGCTTCCGGGGATGCTGG TCCAGTGTAGTTTCCTGCAGCCTGAAAGTGaacgtcgctcagtcgcgtctgactctgcgaccccatgcactatacagtccatggaattctccaggccagagtactgga GCAGTGGAGAGACGGATTTTGGACCTCAGATTGAGAAGCTGAATAAGAAGCTCTTCACGGTGGTTGCCTGGGACCCCCGAGGATACGGACACTCCCGCCCCCCTGATCGGGACTTCCCAGTGGACTTCTTTGAGCGGGATGCAAAAGATGCTGTTGATCTGATGAAG ACGCTGAAGTTTAAGAAGGTCTCTTTGCTGGGGTGGAGCGACGGGGGGATAACAGCCCTCATCGCGGCCGCACGGTACCCCTCGTATGTCAGCAAGATGGTCATCTGGGGGGCCAACGCCTACGTGACCGAGCAGGACACAGAGATTTACCAGG GCATCCGGGATGTTTCTAAGTGGAGTGAGAGGACGAGAAAGCCTCTGGAAGCCCTCTATGGATTCGACTACTTTGCCAGGACCTGTGAAAAGTGGGTGGATGGCATAGAGCAATTTAAGCATCTTCCAGACG GGAGCATCTGTCTGGACCTGCTCCCCCTGGTCCAGTGTCCCACCTTAATTGTGCACGGCGAGAAGGATCCCCTGGTCCCACGTTTCCATGCCGACTTCTTACACAGACATGTGAGAGGGTCACG GTTCCATCTGATGCCGGAAGGCAAGCACAACCTGCACCTACGCTTCGCAGACGAATTCAACAAGCTGGCGGAAGACTTCCTCCAGTGA
- the BPHL gene encoding valacyclovir hydrolase isoform X4: MGARAGRSLLTAGGSVPLLRRKVSAHKLGGYLAFRASLCLMGKRPFGRHKKSSSVTSAKAEVNGVHLHYLRTGDGEHTVLLLPGMLGSGETDFGPQIEKLNKKLFTVVAWDPRGYGHSRPPDRDFPVDFFERDAKDAVDLMKTLKFKKVSLLGWSDGGITALIAAARYPSYVSKMVIWGANAYVTEQDTEIYQGIRDVSKWSERTRKPLEALYGFDYFARTCEKWVDGIEQFKHLPDGSICLDLLPLVQCPTLIVHGEKDPLVPRFHADFLHRHVRGSRFHLMPEGKHNLHLRFADEFNKLAEDFLQ, translated from the exons ATGGGGGCGCGCGCGGGGCGGTCGCTGCTCACTGCCGGCGGGTCAGTTCCGCTCCTGAGGAGGAAGGTGTCTGCGCACAAGCTTGGCGGGTACCTGGCCTTCAGAGCTTCACTGTGCTTGATGGGGAAGCGTCCATTCGGAAGGCATAAGAAGAG CTCCTCCGTGACCTCCGCCAAGGCCGAGGTGAACGGCGTCCACCTGCACTACCTGCGGACCGGAGACGGAGAGCACACCGTCCTGCTGCTTCCGGGGATGCTGG GCAGTGGAGAGACGGATTTTGGACCTCAGATTGAGAAGCTGAATAAGAAGCTCTTCACGGTGGTTGCCTGGGACCCCCGAGGATACGGACACTCCCGCCCCCCTGATCGGGACTTCCCAGTGGACTTCTTTGAGCGGGATGCAAAAGATGCTGTTGATCTGATGAAG ACGCTGAAGTTTAAGAAGGTCTCTTTGCTGGGGTGGAGCGACGGGGGGATAACAGCCCTCATCGCGGCCGCACGGTACCCCTCGTATGTCAGCAAGATGGTCATCTGGGGGGCCAACGCCTACGTGACCGAGCAGGACACAGAGATTTACCAGG GCATCCGGGATGTTTCTAAGTGGAGTGAGAGGACGAGAAAGCCTCTGGAAGCCCTCTATGGATTCGACTACTTTGCCAGGACCTGTGAAAAGTGGGTGGATGGCATAGAGCAATTTAAGCATCTTCCAGACG GGAGCATCTGTCTGGACCTGCTCCCCCTGGTCCAGTGTCCCACCTTAATTGTGCACGGCGAGAAGGATCCCCTGGTCCCACGTTTCCATGCCGACTTCTTACACAGACATGTGAGAGGGTCACG GTTCCATCTGATGCCGGAAGGCAAGCACAACCTGCACCTACGCTTCGCAGACGAATTCAACAAGCTGGCGGAAGACTTCCTCCAGTGA
- the BPHL gene encoding valacyclovir hydrolase isoform X7 produces the protein MWDLPGSGTEPVSSALAVQCSFLQPESERRSVASDSATPCTIQSMEFSRPEYWSSGETDFGPQIEKLNKKLFTVVAWDPRGYGHSRPPDRDFPVDFFERDAKDAVDLMKTLKFKKVSLLGWSDGGITALIAAARYPSYVSKMVIWGANAYVTEQDTEIYQGIRDVSKWSERTRKPLEALYGFDYFARTCEKWVDGIEQFKHLPDGSICLDLLPLVQCPTLIVHGEKDPLVPRFHADFLHRHVRGSRFHLMPEGKHNLHLRFADEFNKLAEDFLQ, from the exons atgtgggatcttcccggctcagggaccgaacccgtgtcttctgcattagcag TCCAGTGTAGTTTCCTGCAGCCTGAAAGTGaacgtcgctcagtcgcgtctgactctgcgaccccatgcactatacagtccatggaattctccaggccagagtactgga GCAGTGGAGAGACGGATTTTGGACCTCAGATTGAGAAGCTGAATAAGAAGCTCTTCACGGTGGTTGCCTGGGACCCCCGAGGATACGGACACTCCCGCCCCCCTGATCGGGACTTCCCAGTGGACTTCTTTGAGCGGGATGCAAAAGATGCTGTTGATCTGATGAAG ACGCTGAAGTTTAAGAAGGTCTCTTTGCTGGGGTGGAGCGACGGGGGGATAACAGCCCTCATCGCGGCCGCACGGTACCCCTCGTATGTCAGCAAGATGGTCATCTGGGGGGCCAACGCCTACGTGACCGAGCAGGACACAGAGATTTACCAGG GCATCCGGGATGTTTCTAAGTGGAGTGAGAGGACGAGAAAGCCTCTGGAAGCCCTCTATGGATTCGACTACTTTGCCAGGACCTGTGAAAAGTGGGTGGATGGCATAGAGCAATTTAAGCATCTTCCAGACG GGAGCATCTGTCTGGACCTGCTCCCCCTGGTCCAGTGTCCCACCTTAATTGTGCACGGCGAGAAGGATCCCCTGGTCCCACGTTTCCATGCCGACTTCTTACACAGACATGTGAGAGGGTCACG GTTCCATCTGATGCCGGAAGGCAAGCACAACCTGCACCTACGCTTCGCAGACGAATTCAACAAGCTGGCGGAAGACTTCCTCCAGTGA
- the TUBB2A gene encoding tubulin beta-2A chain, whose protein sequence is MREIVHIQAGQCGNQIGAKFWEVISDEHGIDPTGSYHGDSDLQLERINVYYNEAAGNKYVPRAILVDLEPGTMDSVRSGPFGQIFRPDNFVFGQSGAGNNWAKGHYTEGAELVDSVLDVVRKESESCDCLQGFQLTHSLGGGTGSGMGTLLISKIREEYPDRIMNTFSVMPSPKVSDTVVEPYNATLSVHQLVENTDETYSIDNEALYDICFRTLKLTTPTYGDLNHLVSATMSGVTTCLRFPGQLNADLRKLAVNMVPFPRLHFFMPGFAPLTSRGSQQYRALTVPELTQQMFDSKNMMAACDPRHGRYLTVAAIFRGRMSMKEVDEQMLNVQNKNSSYFVEWIPNNVKTAVCDIPPRGLKMSATFIGNSTAIQELFKRISEQFTAMFRRKAFLHWYTGEGMDEMEFTEAESNMNDLVSEYQQYQDATADEQGEFEEEEGEDEA, encoded by the exons ATGCGCGAGATCGTGCACATCCAGGCGGGCCAGTGCGGCAACCAGATCGGCGCCAAG TTTTGGGAAGTCATCAGCGATGAGCATGGCATCGACCCCACTGGCAGTTACCATGGAGACAGTGACTTGCAGCTGGAGAGAATCAACGTGTACTACAACGAGGCTGCTG GTAACAAGTATGTGCCTCGGGCCATCCTGGTGGACCTGGAGCCGGGCACCATGGACTCCGTCAGGTCTGGACCCTTCGGCCAGATCTTCAGGCCAGACAACTTCGTGTTTG GCCAGAGCGGTGCCGGGAACAACTGGGCCAAGGGCCACTACACAGAGGGCGCCGAGCTGGTGGACTCAGTCCTGGACGTGGTCAGGAAGGAGTCCGAGAGCTGTGACTGTCTGCAGGGCTTCCAGCTGACCCACTCGCTGGGGGGCGGCACGGGGTCTGGGATGGGGACCCTTCTCATTAGTAAGATCCGCGAGGAGTACCCCGACCGCATCATGAACACGTTCAGCGTCATGCCCTCGCCCAAGGTGTCAGACACGGTGGTCGAGCCCTACAACGCCACCCTGTCCGTGCACCAGCTGGTGGAGAACACGGACGAAACCTACTCGATTGACAACGAGGCGCTGTACGACATCTGCTTCCGCACCCTGAAACTGACCACCCCCACCTACGGGGACCTGAACCACCTGGTGTCGGCCACCATGAGCGGGGTCACCACGTGCCTGCGCTTCCCGGGCCAGCTCAACGCCGACCTGCGCAAGCTGGCCGTGAACATGGTGCCCTTCCCGCGCCTGCACTTCTTCATGCCCGGCTTCGCGCCGCTCACCAGCCGGGGCAGCCAGCAGTACCGGGCGCTGACGGTGCCCGAGCTCACCCAGCAGATGTTCGACTCCAAGAACATGATGGCCGCCTGCGACCCGCGCCACGGCCGCTACCTGACCGTGGCCGCCATCTTCCGGGGCCGCATGTCCATGAAGGAGGTGGACGAGCAGATGCTCAACGTGCAGAACAAGAACAGCAGCTACTTCGTGGAGTGGATCCCCAACAACGTGAAGACGGCCGTGTGCGACATCCCGCCCCGCGGCCTGAAGATGTCGGCCACGTTCATCGGCAACAGCACGGCCATCCAGGAGCTGTTCAAGCGCATCTCGGAGCAGTTCACGGCCATGTTCCGGCGCAAGGCCTTCCTGCACTGGTACACGGGCGAGGGCATGGACGAGATGGAGTTCACCGAGGCCGAGAGCAACATGAACGACCTGGTGTCTGAGTACCAGCAGTACCAGGACGCCACGGCCGACGAGCAGGGCGAGTTCGAGGAGGAGGAGGGCGAGGACGAGGCCTGA